The following are encoded together in the Ignavibacteriales bacterium genome:
- a CDS encoding aminotransferase class V-fold PLP-dependent enzyme, with the protein MSSLEEYFHPFRENIVGCNQTFETAYGIQKLIYADWIASGRLYKPIEEKMCELFGPFVGNTHSEASETGTLMTQSYHLAQEIIKKHCNASKDDVIISAGSGMTAMVNKFIRILGLRVPEQLKDFICLPEELKPVVFTTHMEHHSNQTTWLESIADVVVIAPDKEGCVDINDFIIQLEKFKNRKLKIGSFTAASNVTGIIPPYYELAKLMHQNGGYCFIDFACAAPYVKIDMHPSDPLEKLDAIFFSPHKFLGGPGTSGILIFDSKLYKNKIPDNPGGGTVDWTNPWGQHKFVSNIEAREDGGTPAFLQTIKAALCIQLKEKMGVKKLRDREDELVKIVFTELRKTPGLRILADNIEHRLGAISFYVDNIHYNLIVKLLNDRFGVQVRGGCSCAGTYGHYLLHVTPEQSHNITEKINHGDLSEKPGWVRLSIHPTMTNEEIYFIADGVNQIVKNISLWAKDYKYDLHKNEFENILRESEHSKIIRQWFEIPD; encoded by the coding sequence ATGAGTTCACTCGAAGAATATTTCCATCCATTTAGAGAAAATATAGTTGGCTGCAATCAAACTTTTGAAACTGCCTACGGTATTCAAAAATTAATCTATGCAGATTGGATTGCAAGCGGAAGACTTTACAAACCAATTGAAGAAAAAATGTGTGAGTTGTTTGGACCGTTTGTCGGCAATACCCATTCGGAAGCGAGCGAAACGGGAACACTGATGACTCAGTCATATCATCTTGCGCAGGAGATAATTAAAAAGCACTGCAATGCATCAAAGGATGATGTGATTATTTCTGCCGGTTCAGGAATGACGGCAATGGTAAATAAGTTTATCAGAATTTTAGGACTCCGGGTTCCAGAGCAACTGAAAGATTTTATTTGTCTTCCTGAAGAATTGAAGCCGGTTGTTTTCACAACGCACATGGAGCATCATTCCAACCAAACTACATGGCTTGAATCTATTGCTGATGTTGTGGTCATCGCACCCGATAAAGAGGGTTGCGTTGATATTAATGATTTTATTATTCAGCTTGAGAAATTTAAAAACCGAAAATTAAAAATCGGTTCCTTTACGGCAGCCTCAAATGTTACAGGTATTATTCCTCCATACTATGAGCTTGCAAAGTTGATGCATCAAAATGGCGGCTATTGTTTTATTGACTTTGCCTGTGCTGCGCCTTATGTTAAAATAGATATGCATCCTTCTGATCCTTTGGAAAAACTTGATGCAATATTTTTTTCACCGCATAAATTTCTTGGCGGTCCGGGAACTTCTGGCATACTAATATTTGATTCCAAACTTTATAAAAATAAGATTCCCGATAATCCAGGCGGCGGCACGGTGGATTGGACAAATCCATGGGGGCAGCATAAATTTGTCTCAAACATTGAAGCGCGCGAAGATGGCGGAACGCCTGCATTTCTTCAAACTATTAAAGCCGCTTTGTGCATTCAGTTGAAAGAAAAAATGGGTGTTAAAAAATTGCGTGATAGGGAAGATGAACTTGTAAAAATTGTTTTTACTGAATTAAGAAAAACTCCCGGACTTCGTATTTTGGCAGATAACATTGAACATCGGCTTGGTGCAATTTCATTTTATGTAGATAATATCCACTACAATTTAATTGTGAAATTATTAAATGATCGCTTCGGAGTGCAGGTGAGAGGAGGGTGTTCCTGTGCCGGTACTTACGGACATTATCTGCTGCACGTTACTCCCGAACAATCACATAATATCACAGAAAAAATTAATCACGGTGATTTATCCGAAAAACCGGGGTGGGTAAGGTTATCAATTCATCCAACAATGACTAACGAAGAAATATATTTCATTGCAGACGGTGTTAATCAGATTGTCAAGAATATTTCTTTGTGGGCGAAAGATTACAAATATGATTTACATAAGAATGAATTTGAAAATATTTTAAGAGAAAGTGAACATTCAAAAATAATTAGACAATGGTTTGAAATTCCCGATTAG
- a CDS encoding cytidylate kinase-like family protein translates to MLTLGAYEKCRRYIEAHSHQSGQLELNEIKSSCPCITISRETGAGAGFVSQHLISYLQAATKDKSCEWTFFDKLLIEKVLADHNLPGQLSEFMKEDKYSNISSVVNELLGIHPSKWTLLHKTTETIIQLARMGNVVIVGRAANVITAKLPNTFHVRLVAPLENRVQKMMKHYSMSEKEAGDFIKREDNSRKNYVKSNFNKDIENPHLYHLVVNTGLTTYEEAARLIGHGVINKFHAKFVTKEAVLY, encoded by the coding sequence ATGTTAACTTTAGGTGCCTACGAAAAATGTCGTCGTTATATTGAGGCTCATTCACATCAATCCGGGCAATTAGAGCTTAATGAAATTAAATCGAGTTGTCCCTGTATAACAATTTCACGAGAAACCGGTGCGGGGGCGGGGTTTGTCAGTCAACATCTTATCTCCTATTTGCAGGCTGCTACTAAAGATAAATCTTGCGAGTGGACTTTTTTTGATAAACTGCTTATCGAAAAAGTTTTAGCAGATCATAATCTTCCAGGACAATTAAGTGAATTTATGAAAGAGGATAAGTACAGCAACATTTCTTCAGTCGTAAATGAACTGCTTGGAATTCATCCTTCAAAATGGACGCTGCTTCATAAAACAACCGAAACTATCATTCAACTTGCAAGGATGGGGAACGTTGTAATTGTTGGAAGAGCTGCAAATGTTATCACGGCTAAACTTCCAAATACTTTTCATGTCAGGCTTGTTGCTCCATTAGAAAATCGTGTACAGAAAATGATGAAGCATTATTCTATGAGTGAAAAGGAAGCTGGTGATTTTATTAAACGGGAGGATAATTCACGAAAGAATTATGTGAAGTCAAATTTTAATAAGGATATTGAAAATCCCCACCTTTATCATTTGGTTGTGAATACAGGATTAACTACGTATGAAGAGGCTGCAAGATTAATTGGACATGGAGTAATAAATAAATTCCATGCAAAGTTCGTCACTAAAGAGGCGGTTTTATATTGA
- a CDS encoding LytTR family transcriptional regulator DNA-binding domain-containing protein, giving the protein MNDKIKTIIIDDETLARQITKKYLSTHPEIEIITECSNGFDAIKKINEEKPDLIFLDIQMPKLTGFEMLELLENHPVIIFTTAYDNYAIKAFEVNAADYLLKPMPQDRFEEALKKAKINLQDKISYQHTIQNIIHHNEKKIEKLERVVIKDGTKITILPLDQIRWIEAQDDYVQIYTDNSKYLKKKTMKYFEKYLNANFIRVHRSYIISVDYIKQLEMQPNESYKIILKNDVQLPVSKTGLNRLKTLL; this is encoded by the coding sequence ATGAACGATAAAATAAAGACAATAATAATTGACGACGAAACATTGGCAAGACAGATAACTAAAAAATATCTCTCCACCCATCCTGAAATCGAAATCATCACGGAATGTTCAAATGGATTTGATGCTATAAAAAAAATCAACGAAGAAAAACCGGACTTAATATTCCTCGATATTCAAATGCCAAAGCTAACCGGCTTCGAAATGCTTGAGCTTCTCGAAAATCATCCCGTGATAATTTTTACAACTGCTTATGATAATTATGCTATCAAAGCTTTCGAAGTGAATGCTGCAGATTATTTATTAAAACCAATGCCGCAGGATAGATTTGAGGAAGCTTTGAAGAAAGCTAAAATTAATCTTCAAGATAAAATTTCTTATCAACATACTATTCAAAACATTATTCATCATAACGAAAAGAAAATTGAAAAACTCGAAAGGGTAGTAATTAAAGATGGCACAAAAATCACCATCCTCCCTCTCGATCAAATAAGGTGGATTGAAGCACAGGATGATTATGTACAGATATACACGGACAATTCAAAATACTTGAAGAAAAAAACTATGAAGTATTTTGAGAAATACCTTAACGCCAATTTTATCCGGGTGCACCGTTCATATATTATAAGTGTTGATTACATCAAACAACTTGAAATGCAGCCGAATGAATCCTACAAAATAATTCTAAAGAATGATGTTCAACTTCCTGTAAGTAAAACAGGATTGAACAGACTTAAAACTCTTTTATGA
- a CDS encoding histidine kinase: MNSHPILSDVKNIIIYIVAWLFVSIFYFLLITFSLNISYLLALADSLVFNFLLAVIGLSFWYPARFISFDEKIYKVLVNHLVSSIFSTVIWLSLGYFLINLILNDNKDYIPFFGGSIAWRFLLGILFYFVITSFYYLIGYSANLREKVVKEAELKNLITHAELRTLKFQINPHFIFNSLNSMSALTDIEPARAKQMIIKLADFLRYTLANNDQQKNSLSEELKNIRLYLDIEKVRFEDKFEYVEEFDPECGRVEIPSMILQPIFENAIKHAVYETFDKILIKLTCSRHENYLVISISNNFDGESHKKGAGVGLKNIKERLDLIYQQENLLEVKKENGKFIVNIYIPLKNNS, translated from the coding sequence ATGAACAGCCATCCGATTCTGAGTGATGTTAAAAACATAATCATCTACATAGTGGCATGGTTATTTGTTTCAATTTTTTATTTTCTTTTAATAACATTCAGTTTAAATATAAGCTACTTACTTGCACTGGCTGATAGTTTGGTGTTTAATTTTCTGCTCGCAGTTATCGGACTAAGTTTCTGGTATCCGGCAAGATTCATTTCTTTCGATGAAAAAATTTATAAAGTTTTAGTTAACCACTTGGTTAGTTCTATTTTTTCTACAGTTATTTGGTTGAGCCTTGGATATTTTTTAATCAATTTAATTTTAAATGACAATAAAGATTATATTCCATTCTTCGGAGGCTCAATTGCATGGAGGTTTTTGCTTGGTATCCTTTTCTATTTTGTCATCACTTCATTTTATTATCTGATAGGTTATTCAGCAAATCTTAGAGAAAAAGTTGTTAAAGAAGCGGAACTAAAAAATTTAATCACACACGCCGAATTGAGAACACTAAAATTTCAGATAAATCCTCATTTCATTTTTAATAGTTTAAATTCTATGAGCGCATTGACGGATATTGAGCCTGCGCGTGCTAAACAAATGATAATTAAACTTGCAGACTTTTTAAGATATACACTCGCAAACAACGATCAACAAAAAAACTCACTCAGCGAGGAATTAAAAAATATCAGACTCTATCTCGATATAGAAAAAGTCAGATTTGAGGATAAGTTTGAATACGTAGAAGAGTTTGATCCTGAGTGCGGCAGAGTTGAAATACCAAGTATGATTTTACAGCCTATTTTTGAGAATGCAATAAAGCATGCAGTCTATGAAACGTTTGATAAAATTTTAATAAAACTAACCTGCAGCAGACATGAAAATTATTTAGTAATTTCAATCAGCAATAACTTTGACGGCGAGTCGCATAAAAAAGGAGCAGGTGTCGGATTAAAAAATATAAAAGAAAGATTGGACTTGATTTATCAGCAGGAAAACTTGCTCGAAGTAAAGAAAGAAAATGGTAAATTTATAGTGAACATTTATATTCCATTAAAAAATAATTCGTGA
- a CDS encoding aminotransferase class I/II-fold pyridoxal phosphate-dependent enzyme produces the protein MENHSKINFETMCVHSGIDEYEYGSVVPPIYQTSTFKFESTDDGAAKFAGEKKGYIYTRMLNPTIKAMEDAIAALEGGHKALGCGSGMAAVHTIFAALTQAGDHVVCSSAVYGPTTTLLNTIMKKFGVETTFVDTSIVENVSKAIKPNTKVVYLETPGNPTLSISDIEEISKIAHKNNAAVVVDNTFMSPALQNPIALGADVVMHSLTKFLNGHADVVGGIIVVKDEPTYLQFRKTLNQLGGVIDPFNSFLVHRGLKTLALRMEKHCENSQIIAEWLEQHPLVESIRYPGLKSHPQYQVGLKQHKGSGGMITIELKGGLEAGRLMMNSVKLFQLAVSLGGVESLIQHPASMTHFSMGKEARLAGGITEGLVRISVGIENVNDLIADLEQALQKVEKAQLDEAKVKV, from the coding sequence ATGGAAAATCATTCAAAGATAAATTTTGAAACAATGTGTGTTCATTCAGGTATTGATGAGTATGAATATGGCTCTGTAGTTCCACCGATTTATCAAACATCTACATTCAAATTTGAATCAACAGACGATGGCGCAGCAAAATTTGCAGGCGAAAAAAAAGGTTACATTTACACAAGAATGTTAAATCCTACCATCAAGGCTATGGAAGATGCGATTGCTGCACTTGAAGGCGGACACAAAGCACTTGGATGCGGCAGTGGAATGGCTGCGGTTCACACAATATTTGCAGCACTAACTCAGGCTGGTGATCACGTTGTTTGTTCATCCGCTGTTTATGGACCAACAACAACTTTACTAAATACAATAATGAAAAAATTTGGTGTCGAAACTACATTTGTTGATACATCCATTGTTGAAAATGTTTCAAAGGCAATTAAACCAAATACAAAGGTAGTCTATTTAGAAACTCCCGGAAATCCTACTCTTAGCATTTCTGATATTGAAGAAATATCAAAGATAGCACATAAGAATAATGCTGCGGTTGTTGTTGATAATACATTTATGAGTCCTGCATTGCAAAATCCAATTGCGCTTGGCGCTGATGTTGTTATGCACAGTCTTACAAAATTTTTAAATGGACATGCCGATGTTGTTGGTGGAATTATTGTTGTGAAAGATGAGCCAACTTATTTGCAGTTCCGAAAAACATTAAATCAACTTGGCGGAGTTATTGATCCTTTCAACTCATTTCTTGTCCATCGCGGGTTAAAAACTCTTGCATTAAGAATGGAAAAGCATTGCGAAAATTCCCAGATTATAGCTGAGTGGTTAGAGCAACATCCCTTAGTTGAATCAATTCGATATCCTGGTTTAAAATCTCATCCTCAATATCAGGTGGGATTAAAGCAGCACAAGGGTTCTGGCGGAATGATAACAATTGAATTAAAAGGTGGATTAGAAGCCGGTAGATTGATGATGAACTCGGTTAAACTTTTTCAGCTTGCTGTAAGTTTAGGCGGAGTTGAAAGTTTGATTCAGCATCCTGCAAGTATGACACATTTTTCTATGGGCAAAGAAGCAAGATTGGCTGGTGGAATTACAGAAGGTTTGGTTAGAATTTCTGTTGGAATTGAAAATGTAAACGATCTGATCGCTGATCTTGAACAAGCGCTTCAGAAAGTTGAAAAAGCGCAATTGGACGAAGCGAAAGTAAAAGTTTAA
- the metG gene encoding methionine--tRNA ligase — protein sequence MAKEKILVTSALPYANGPIHLGHLSGAYLPADIYVRYKRLNGDDVVYVCGSDEHGVPITISADKEKVSPQVIIDRYHEANKKAFARFGMSFDNYSRTSLPIHHETAKEFFLEFYNRGLFVEKKSLQFYDDKANMFLPDRYVEGTCPKCGNEEARSDECENCGSLYDPSELKNPKSKISGGTPKLKETSHYYFPLGKYQPALEKYVDEMNEKYGWKENVLQYCRGWFKDGLKDRAITRDLDWGIKVPVDSAAGKVIYVWFEAVLGYISSTKELSQQKNDPELWKKYWQDIKTKYIAFIGKDNVVFHTIIFPAILMAWNEGGKEQYCLPQNVPANEFLNFEGKKFSKSRNWGIDVDEFLDLFEPDLLRYTLAANLPETRDTDFYWKEFQLRNNSELADILGNFINRTFTFVFKHFDGKVPALGKFEKIDEDMLKEISEYPKRVADFFEKYKIRDGVNEIMNLARDGNKYFNDTEPWKTVKSNKERCGTTLNICLQTIYTLAELFSPVLPFSTEKLFKMLNAKPVDWKDCGKPQLKEGHQLNQSEILFPKIEDEKIEAQVTKLPKPEVEKEKVGLITYDDFMKIQLRTAEVIEAEKVPKSEKLLKLKVKLENEERQVIAGIAKSYQPENLIGKKVVIVANLQPAKLMGLESNGMILAVETSEGGLQVLNLPDNVNNGTRVK from the coding sequence TTGGCAAAAGAAAAAATACTTGTTACTTCTGCACTTCCTTATGCAAATGGTCCGATCCATCTGGGGCATTTAAGCGGCGCATATCTTCCTGCAGATATTTATGTGCGTTACAAAAGATTAAATGGTGATGATGTTGTTTACGTTTGTGGTTCTGATGAACACGGTGTACCAATAACAATTAGTGCAGATAAAGAAAAAGTTTCTCCTCAGGTAATTATAGATCGCTATCACGAAGCCAATAAAAAAGCTTTTGCAAGATTTGGAATGAGTTTCGATAATTACTCGCGCACAAGTCTTCCAATTCATCACGAAACCGCTAAAGAATTTTTCCTTGAATTTTATAATCGTGGATTATTTGTTGAGAAAAAATCACTCCAGTTTTATGATGATAAAGCAAATATGTTTTTGCCTGATCGTTATGTTGAAGGTACTTGCCCCAAATGTGGTAACGAAGAAGCACGCAGCGATGAATGTGAAAATTGCGGTTCGCTCTATGATCCATCAGAATTAAAAAATCCTAAAAGTAAAATTTCCGGTGGAACGCCAAAGTTGAAGGAAACATCGCACTATTATTTCCCGCTTGGCAAATATCAACCTGCTTTAGAAAAGTATGTTGATGAGATGAATGAAAAGTATGGATGGAAAGAAAACGTACTTCAATATTGCCGTGGTTGGTTTAAAGATGGATTAAAAGATAGAGCAATTACCAGAGATTTAGATTGGGGAATAAAAGTTCCTGTTGACTCTGCTGCCGGAAAAGTAATTTACGTTTGGTTTGAAGCAGTGCTTGGATACATATCATCCACAAAAGAATTATCTCAGCAAAAAAATGATCCAGAACTTTGGAAAAAATATTGGCAGGATATAAAAACTAAATACATCGCATTTATTGGTAAAGATAACGTAGTATTTCACACAATAATCTTTCCGGCAATCTTAATGGCGTGGAATGAAGGTGGAAAGGAACAATATTGTTTACCTCAAAATGTTCCTGCAAATGAGTTCTTAAATTTTGAGGGAAAGAAATTTTCTAAGAGTAGAAATTGGGGAATTGATGTTGATGAGTTTTTAGATTTGTTTGAACCTGATTTGCTTCGTTATACACTTGCAGCAAACTTGCCTGAAACACGTGATACGGATTTTTACTGGAAAGAATTTCAATTAAGAAATAACAGCGAGCTTGCTGATATTCTTGGCAATTTTATCAATCGTACTTTTACGTTTGTGTTTAAACATTTCGATGGAAAAGTTCCTGCTCTTGGAAAGTTTGAAAAAATCGATGAAGATATGCTCAAAGAAATTTCAGAATATCCGAAACGAGTAGCTGATTTTTTTGAAAAGTATAAAATTCGCGATGGCGTGAATGAAATTATGAATCTTGCTCGTGACGGCAATAAATATTTTAATGATACCGAACCTTGGAAGACTGTTAAATCTAACAAAGAAAGATGCGGAACAACTTTAAATATTTGTTTGCAAACAATTTATACTTTAGCAGAATTATTTTCGCCGGTGCTTCCATTTTCAACAGAAAAATTATTTAAAATGTTAAACGCAAAACCAGTTGATTGGAAAGATTGCGGTAAACCTCAATTAAAAGAAGGACATCAATTGAATCAAAGTGAAATACTTTTTCCAAAAATTGAAGACGAAAAAATAGAAGCTCAGGTAACCAAACTTCCTAAGCCGGAAGTTGAAAAAGAAAAAGTTGGACTGATTACTTACGATGATTTTATGAAAATTCAACTCCGTACCGCAGAAGTTATTGAAGCTGAAAAAGTTCCGAAGAGCGAAAAACTTTTAAAGTTAAAAGTTAAATTAGAAAATGAAGAAAGACAGGTTATTGCAGGGATAGCAAAATCTTACCAACCGGAAAATTTGATTGGTAAAAAAGTAGTGATCGTTGCAAATTTGCAGCCTGCAAAGCTAATGGGTTTAGAATCAAATGGGATGATATTAGCCGTTGAAACTTCAGAAGGTGGTTTGCAGGTTTTGAATTTACCTGATAATGTAAATAATGGAACAAGAGTCAAATAA
- a CDS encoding S8 family peptidase, translating to MDGNTALITIAGDIAVSLGIVVVNSAGNSGFNSSHNTLGAPADGDSIITAGAVESNGQRSSFSSVGPTVDGRIKPDVMAMGDGVVVASPSNDHQYTTASGTSFSCPLTAGVAALILSVNSNLTPMMVREAMWNTSSNHNNPNNSIGWGILNAFDASNYFPIPVELESFSANVIGTDVLLNWITSTEKNNSGFEVQRKTKEENEFKTLIFIEGNGTTTEQNSYSFIDKNSPSGFITYRLKQIDFDGSFEYSNIIEVEVISPKVFSLEQNYPNPFNPTTKIKYVIPNIETLQGASLQVTLKIYDVLGNEITTLVNEQQQPGTYEVEFNTGQTVNISSAVYFYQLKAGNFVETKKMILNK from the coding sequence ATGGACGGGAACACTGCGTTGATAACAATTGCCGGTGATATTGCCGTTAGTCTTGGAATAGTAGTAGTAAACTCCGCCGGCAACTCAGGATTTAATTCAAGCCATAATACACTTGGTGCGCCTGCCGACGGCGACAGCATAATTACTGCCGGCGCAGTCGAAAGCAATGGTCAGCGATCATCGTTCAGCAGTGTTGGTCCTACAGTTGATGGCAGAATAAAACCGGACGTTATGGCGATGGGTGATGGTGTTGTAGTTGCAAGCCCTTCAAATGATCATCAATATACCACTGCTTCGGGAACATCATTTAGCTGTCCTTTAACCGCCGGTGTGGCTGCACTTATTCTTTCTGTTAATTCTAATCTCACGCCGATGATGGTGCGCGAAGCAATGTGGAATACTTCCTCCAATCATAACAATCCAAATAACTCAATAGGATGGGGCATACTAAATGCTTTTGATGCATCAAATTATTTCCCTATTCCTGTAGAACTTGAATCATTTTCAGCTAACGTTATTGGAACAGATGTTTTATTAAACTGGATTACTTCTACCGAGAAAAATAATTCCGGGTTTGAAGTGCAAAGAAAAACTAAAGAGGAAAATGAATTTAAAACATTAATTTTTATCGAAGGAAATGGGACAACAACCGAACAAAATTCCTATTCTTTCATAGATAAAAATTCACCATCCGGTTTTATTACCTATAGATTGAAGCAAATTGATTTTGATGGCAGTTTCGAATATTCGAATATAATTGAAGTTGAAGTCATTTCACCAAAAGTATTTTCACTTGAACAAAATTATCCGAATCCATTCAACCCGACAACAAAAATTAAATATGTTATTCCAAACATCGAAACATTGCAAGGAGCTTCCCTGCAAGTAACACTAAAGATTTATGATGTACTTGGAAATGAAATAACTACACTTGTAAACGAACAACAACAACCCGGCACATACGAAGTAGAATTTAATACGGGTCAAACTGTCAATATTTCCAGTGCTGTTTATTTCTATCAATTAAAAGCAGGAAATTTTGTCGAAACAAAAAAAATGATTCTGAATAAATAA